The Ectothiorhodospiraceae bacterium 2226 region CGTGCCACGCTGCTGCGCACCTTGCACACCCTGGTGCCGCCGGAACGCTACGACAACGAGCTGTTCAAGGACACGGTGGAGGTGCACGATCCCGAGCGCCTCGGCACACGCGAGCCGGTCACCGTGTTTATCGCCCGCCGCGAGGGGCAGCCGGTCGCGGCGGTGTTCAACACGATCGCGCCCGACGGCTACAGCGGCAGCATTCGCCTGCTGGTGGCGGTGAACCGCGACGGCACCCTGGCGGGCGTGCGCGTCATCGCGCACCGCGAGACGCCAGGCCTGGGGGACTACATCGAGGCGGGGCGGTCGGACTGGATCCACGCCTTCGCGGGCAAGTCGCTGCAGGACCCGCCCCCGGCGCGCTGGCGCGTGCGCCGCGACGGCGGCGAGTTCGAACAGTTCACCGGCGCCACCATTACGCCGCGAGCGGTGGTGCGCGCTGTGTACAATACGCTGCGCTACTACGAGGCGCGGGGCGAGCACTTGTTCGGCCAGCCCGAGGAGACCCAGGATGAGTGACGGCTACGGCGACATCACGCGCGCGGGGCTGTGGACCAACAAC contains the following coding sequences:
- the rsxG gene encoding electron transport complex subunit RsxG: MLPSALVLGVFAVVGTGLVAFTQSLTADRILENERATLLRTLHTLVPPERYDNELFKDTVEVHDPERLGTREPVTVFIARREGQPVAAVFNTIAPDGYSGSIRLLVAVNRDGTLAGVRVIAHRETPGLGDYIEAGRSDWIHAFAGKSLQDPPPARWRVRRDGGEFEQFTGATITPRAVVRAVYNTLRYYEARGEHLFGQPEETQDE